A stretch of DNA from Pirellulales bacterium:
CATCGCCTACTACAACCTCGAAAGAAAGCACTCAGCGCTGGACTATCTGACCCCAGCCCAATTCGAAGCCATCCACACCAGTCCCATTTAAGAGACTGACCCGTCCGTGGAATCGGCACCACCTCACGCTGCCATCAGGCAAGCGAAGCATAACCTGCTTGTCGACTGTTGGCCGAGCGACTTGGTACCGCAAATAGCGTTGCTGCAATTGTGTTTTCTTCTTCCAGGCCATCCGAATCGCCGACAGCAGCAACCGCACGTGCCCGAAGTTTTCGAGTACCGCCTCTTCAATAAAGGCTTCCCTTTGGCCGTGAAGCACGACCTTCATGACGAAGGCGTTAAGCTCGTCCATCTGCTTGATCAGCGTCGGACGGCTGGACTTCGGATGACCGTTCGACGAGGGCTGGATCGAGGCGCCGGCGAATCGACGTTTTCCTGTTGGGCGGTAAATGTAAGGACGGGGGAGCAAAGCCCGGTCGGTGGGAACCCCGGAGTTCTCATCCAGAACCGCCTGGGCCGGCTGCCACAACCGAAGAAAAAATGCGTCGACCTCCCGCTGGATGCGTTCTTCTGGTGCCTGTAGCAGTTTGCCAGAGAGTGTTCGCAACGAAGCGACCAACTGGGATCGCCGGACCAGCTCCGCAAGATAGCGCCTGAGATGGCCGGCGACATCTGCCAAACGCTGGTGAACGACCATGCGGCGATAGTCGAGGATTCCCTCCGGCTTGAGGAAATCCTGAATGATTTGCAACAGCGGACGGATTTCCGGTGCTCGTCTCCCTGCCCGTGTGGGATCCTCTGCAAACTCGCGCTGGAGTGCATTTTCGACCGCCACGAGAAATCCGTTAGCTTGATTCGTTACTAACGTGCCAAGCTTCTCGTAACAGCGCTCGCGCCGCGCGTCGACTTGCTGTAAGTAGCGGTCAAAGTATGTTTCCAGGTGTGTGAGCAACTCCACAAGCCGTTGACGATCAGGCGTCTGCACCGCTGTTTCACTCAGCCACAGATCGAGGCGGAGTAGTTCATCGCCGGCGTCCTCCACTGCCCGGCGAGCTCGAAACAATTCTCGTCCAGCGCGACAATAATCTTCGTCTGCCGAGATGTCTTTGTTTTCCAGCACTGAAATAACCATCTGCAAAGCGTCATCGACCTCCAGTAGGCTGAAGCGCGCAGACGTAGCCAACTGGTGCTCGATCTCTTCCAGCTGGGACTCCAGATGTTCCAAGATCGTGTTGGTCGACTCCGAAAGTCGTACCAGAAGCAACTTCAGGCCGCGATCCGTAATCGTTCGCACGCGCCGCGGTTCAAGCCGCATCGCTACGTTGCCCCATGCTTCCAGCCGATTCAACGTGGCGCGCAACGCGGTAGCGTCAAACCGCTCTGGAGGCTTCAACTCATCGATGACAAACGTCAATCGATCGTAGAGCACGTCAAACGGCAACTCGTGCAACGTTTCTTGTTGCCGTGCCCGATACAACGTCACGAGGACTGCCAAATAGACCTCCCGCATTGGAACTGTCAGAAACTCCCACTGGCGACAGTCCAGTCGAGAACTAATCTCGCGAATTGGATATTCCCACAGCGACATGGAACTGGGCAACGACAAGGAATCAGCGGACGTTCAAACGCTGACCTTTGATGATAACACACCCGGTTCGGCACGCAAAAACATCAACCATAAT
This window harbors:
- a CDS encoding DUF2397 family protein; translated protein: MPSSMSLWEYPIREISSRLDCRQWEFLTVPMREVYLAVLVTLYRARQQETLHELPFDVLYDRLTFVIDELKPPERFDATALRATLNRLEAWGNVAMRLEPRRVRTITDRGLKLLLVRLSESTNTILEHLESQLEEIEHQLATSARFSLLEVDDALQMVISVLENKDISADEDYCRAGRELFRARRAVEDAGDELLRLDLWLSETAVQTPDRQRLVELLTHLETYFDRYLQQVDARRERCYEKLGTLVTNQANGFLVAVENALQREFAEDPTRAGRRAPEIRPLLQIIQDFLKPEGILDYRRMVVHQRLADVAGHLRRYLAELVRRSQLVASLRTLSGKLLQAPEERIQREVDAFFLRLWQPAQAVLDENSGVPTDRALLPRPYIYRPTGKRRFAGASIQPSSNGHPKSSRPTLIKQMDELNAFVMKVVLHGQREAFIEEAVLENFGHVRLLLSAIRMAWKKKTQLQQRYLRYQVARPTVDKQVMLRLPDGSVRWCRFHGRVSLLNGTGVDGFELGWGQIVQR